The nucleotide window TGAATTTAATATTGTTGTATATTCAAGATTATGCTCTTCCGAAAGTTGCACAAGTTTTGGAACCGCTGCCCGCATTCCTTCAGAGTTTACTTCTTCATCCGGTACAGTCAATAAAAGAATGTTGCCGTCATACTCTCCGAATGTCGCTTGTTCAACTATAGACATATGCAAGGCAAGCCCGCACTTCATATCCATTGTTCCTCTGCCGAATAGCCAGTTTCCGCTTTCCATATCACCCCGCACTGCTTCAGGCAAATCGTCTTTTATCGAGTAAAATTGTTCCGTTAGCTTCTCAGGATCAAAAGCAAACTGTTTCCATTTTCCGTAGTCCTGCACATCCACTACATCAAAGTGACTAATTAATACGACTGTTTTTTTAGTATTTGGAGATTTTTTGACCAATGCGCTAATAAAACTGCGCCCATCACTCAAATATGTTCGATTTAAATGGCCAGGGTTTTCTTTGAAATACGCCAGCTCCGACAGTTTATTCACTACAATATCAGGAAAATCCTTTTCTGCCTGTGAACCTGAAACACTTTTTACTTGTACAAGTTCACATAATAATTGCCTTAACTGCTCTTTGCTCTTCCATTTAAACACAACATACCCTCTCCTTTGTCTCGTTCTAGCTGTCTCTCTATGTCGCCTATTTTCCTCAGTGTAAATAAATGTGAATATTCAGTCAATCATTTGTTTAAGACTATACTATTGAGAGTTGAAATTGGTGTTGGGTGTAAAGAAAAAGTTGAAGTTTGGCTTAAGCATTAAATACTCTCGGTAAACGAACATACCTCTATGAAGATAAAAAATCCCGCTAACATAAAAGATAGCGGGATTTGTTACGTACATCTAAGCTTATTTCTTTTCTTTACCCATTGAATGGAATAATTGAATTGAAGATAATACATTAATTTATAACGGTTTGTCGGAATATCTTAAAAATTTCCCGCACATGCCTCGATTAAGCGTCTTTCTATTATATACTCCAAAAATCTGTTGGTAGCCAAATTCATTGAGTTTTAAGTCTTTTCAATTACTTTTCTGATTCATATACATCAGTTATGTGAATATAATATTTTTGTTTCATATTATTATTGATAAGTTTTCCTTCATATAATAATGTACCTTGTTCAATATCAAAAATCTTGAGTACATAATCGTTATTCACTTCTGTCATGACGTAAAATTTTCCGTTTAGTGAAGTCGTGCTGTTAAATTCAGGGATTAATATCTTTCCAGGATACGGTTCAGTAATCGGTTCAAGCCATCTCTGCTGTCCGATATTATATCTGTAAATGACTATTTCCTCTTTTGTTGAATAGGCGATAACTAAATAATTATCATCCACTTCAATACTTTGCAGGTTCTGATCTAAACCTTCCGGTAACTGAATATCTGTTATTTCATTCGTTTCCGTATTTAATGCGCTGAACTGACGTGAAGTAACATCTTGTTCAGGACTTTTCAAATCAACAGAACTTATAGAATAGACATGGTATTTTTCATGACCTAAATTTGAATAAGAATTGTGGGAATCAATACTTCTTCTTGTCGTTTCGTCCATTGTTGCTTCTTCAAGTAAAGTTTCACTCAGCAGCTGCTGTTTTTTCAAATCAATAATTACATGATACATTTTTTCGCTTCCGTCATTATCAACTTGTTTTACAATAAGTTTAAGCTCATTATTCACAACTGTAATATCACTGTAAAAAACCCAGTTATATCTATTATCCAGCTGTGACTTGATGGAAAATGACGTTTTCTCATCTTTTACTTTATCCAGTACATCAACTTCATAACTGTATGTGTCCCCTGCTTTTACTTTCCAGCCTTCCTCAGGTTCCTTCATATAAATAAGCTTCGTATCGTCCTCAAAATAGTTATTGGCAATTAATGCTTTACCTCGCATGAAGTTTTTATGCTCATCTATAAGTTTTTGAAACATCAAAGGAATTTCCCGGTTATGGACAGATTCGATTAACGAGGATTCATCTTTACTAATAAGAAGTGAATTGTAGACCATGCCATATTGAAGGCTTGTTTTGAACATCAATGAATCTATATATTTATCATCGCCTGAAATTTTTTCGAATGTAAAATCATACTCTTTACCTTTTGCGTTCGCTACTTGTATATAGTGCACAGTAAACGTTACAACGATTATTCCGGCAATTAAAAAAAGTTGCCAATATTTTTTCATGTCATTCCCCTCCTCTACACATTAATCTTTCGTTTTAATAAATAATCTGCTAAATAAATCGCAAGTGCAGTCGTTAAAATACTGAATCCTGTAACGATTAAATAAATCTCATTCGTATAAAAATAATTGGTAATTATTTGAATGATCACTGGAATCATTACAATGACTACTGAAATCACACAATAGATGAATGCCAGGAAAATCCCTTTAATATGATAGCTGCGTTCAAATAAAATAGAGGTGAAAATTACTGCAACAGCTGTAACGCCAATTACATAATAGAAAACAAACAATAAAGGTGATTGCGGATACAATAAATCCAGTACTTCAGTAGAATAAATATAAATTATACTTTCATCCATCCATAATTGGTCAGGTACTATTCGTTGAGTAATTTGATTCACAACTTCCAGTAAGATGATTTGCATTGCTGTTAAACCGAAAATAAAAAGCAATATTGTTGTCAATTTGGCGAAATACACATTTCTGCGTGCTGTAGGCAGCATGAGCAAACGATAAATAACCGATGACTTCCCTAACCAGTCACGATACCAAATAAAAAACACATAAATCATAAGTAAAGCTGCTGCAAATATAACGGATAGAAAGAAGTATTCCGAAAATAAAAAGTTCTGCAGTGAATACGCACCATAGGTTTGTATATAGTTGCTTACTGTCATTTGGTCACGCACCATCGTTGTTTCCGCATTGCTTACATAAAGCGAAGAGGTGACAATGGCCCCGGTAATTTGGGTTGCTATTACCGCAATGATTAAAGTTAGAAAAAGTTTGCTGAATCGTTTCACTTCAAAATTGACGAGCTTTATATAGTGATTCATCCGACATACACCTCCCGCATTACATCTACTACGGATTTGCCTTCTGTTTCCCGCATCTCTTCTACATTCATTTCTCTTAATACACGGCCGTCCCCAATGAGCACTGCCTTATCGATTAAATGTTCAATATCATTAATTTCATGTGTTGTAATAATGACGCCGCGATTTTCAATTAAATGACTTGTAAAGACATTGGCAATCTGTTCTCTTGAAAAGATGTCGATTCCTGAAAACGGCTCATCCATCAATATATAGTCCACATCCAGTGCCAAGCCAAGCAGCAAATTGACTTTTGCCGTGTTTCCTTTTGACAGGCTTGAAATTTTATCGCTCGGATCCAGTTGAAAAAAGGCAAGGAGTTCTGTTGCCCGCTGTTCATTCCACACTTTATAAAAATCGGCCATAAAATCGAAGCTTTGCGCAATTGTATAGTTTGGTGACATTGTCAGACGGTCCGGAATATACGTAATTCTTTCAAAAGCATCTTTGCTTATTTTTTTGCCGTCGATTAGTATTTCGCCACGGTCAATCGGAGTGAGCGCCATGATTGATTTCATAATGGTCGTTTTTCCTGCACCGTTAATTCCGATCAGGCATGTTATTTGCCCTTTTTCTGCAGTAAAGCTCATATCTTTCAGGACTTGCTTTCTTTTGAACTTTTTAGAGACATTTTTAACTTCAATCACGCTGCTCCGCCTCCTCATACTGTTTCTGTACGAGCTCCATTATTTCGGGAAGTGGCGCATTGATTGATTTTATGGAACTGATAAATACTTGCACCGCTTCACTGATTAATTCTTCACGTACACTTTTTAGTACAGCTTCATCTTTCGTAATGCAACTTGGCATATTTCCTTCTGTATAAATCAATTTCTGCTCCTCCATTTCCTTATAGGCACGCTGCACTGTATTCGGGTTGATTTTGAGCTGATTGGCCAACTCCCGTCTAGATGGGATAACATGCCCTGGCGCAAACGAACCTTTTGCAATTTGTTCCTTAAAATGACGGATAACCTGCACGTATACAGGATCCCGGTTATTGAATTTCACATCCACCTTATTCAGCTCCTTTCGTGTATTACCCACTTAGTACACTATCCGCAAAAAAATACGACGAATGGTAATCTGTACTAACCACTTAATACAGTATGTATAAAAAAATGTATTAAGCACTTCATACACCTAATAAGTGTATTATGTGGTTAATACATTCCTTTGTCAATATTATTTTTTAAAGGTAATCATTTACAGATGTTTTCGGATAATCCGATTTAGTCCATTCATGGTCATTTGACAGTTTTTCATCGCTTATGAGGAAATATTGATAATGGACTCGGTCTCCCTGATCCGGAACCGGGTCATTCCATGTAATATCGAGGTGATACCACTGTCCATCCACTTTCACCAAATTCCAGGCATGTGGTCCGCCGGCATTACCGACAACATATTTCGCCTCGATGCCGAGCGCTTCAAACATTAATAAGGCGGCCAATGCATATCCTTCACAGACGCCTTCCCCATTCATTAAAACAGAATAAGGTGTATGCGGATTCGCTTTACTGTTCACATTGTATGCTGTGTGCACGACTAAATAATCATTCACAAATTTCACTTTCTCCGATTCCGTTGCGTCCTGCGGAATTGTACTTATAATCTGATCGATTTTCCCTAGCACAACGGCATTTTCTTCTGCTGTTAAATCATAGTTTACCGTTGCATGCCATTCGACTTTATTGCCATAGTATTTGGCACGTGTTGAAAACTCGCCCATGACCGCCCATAAATACGGTTCATTTACCTCAAGCCATGCAAATACTTCATCTATAGTCGTTTCAAAATCGGAAACGTCCCCTTCATAGTACACCGTAAACTGATGTTCAAACTGCGACATATGGTGGGCGATTGCCTGCCCTAACTGTTCTACATTTGTCACTGCCTGCGGTAAATCTTTTACATCATAAACGGGAACAACCTTCTTATTCGCCAAATCCTGAAATTTAAAGCTTTGCAGTTTATTTTCACCTTGCATAAAGCTGGTCACGATCTGATCGATTTTATCTTCCAGGTTAACATTCAGTTTCAGTTGAATGTTTTCGTCCACTGTGGGTAAAGTCAATGAAGAGGCTTTTACTTCCTCTTTCAAAATTCCGCCCGAAAGAATTGTCGCCACGAGAAAAAGGCATGTAAACAATCCTTTTGAATACGTTAATGCGCTTGCATACAGTTTTGTAAAAGGATTTCTCGTCATACGATTCAATTCCGTATTTGCTTTCAGTTCAAATTTATCCCGGTCTCTGGAGGCAAATATTCGGTTTGGTTTTGTTGTGGCGCTTTTATAAACACTTTTATATACGTCAAAAAGCTGTTGCTTATTGCCTTTTGCCAATTTAATCTGTTTAAAATGCTGCCTGATTCCTTTTCGTATACGGTTCCGAATATATAATTGTGCGGTAAAGGAACAAAACAGTTTTATGAAAATTACTAGGACGATTAGAAAAATGATTGAAAAAATAATTAAATTGCCCATATTACCCCCTACTAACCATACTTATTTCTATATTACTTAATTATAGTTTCAAATGATAAATAATATGCATGACATTCTCATAAATAATCCCTGTACTATTTTTCCCGCTCCTCATTGATAGAATCGTTTTATAGTAAATGAATTTTCCAAAAACATTTACTTCCACAATACAAAAGTGTAAAATTACACTAATAGAGTATCATTACTTTTATTGAAAGAGGTGATTGTGTGGAAAGAGATCCAGAAATGCTGGAACGGATTGCGGCTTTGGAACAGGAAGTACGCTCATTAAAAACAGAAGTACAGCATTTAAAACAGCATGTGAAAATAGAGCAAGCTGTACCCCTTCA belongs to Solibacillus sp. FSL W7-1436 and includes:
- a CDS encoding ABC transporter ATP-binding protein gives rise to the protein MIEVKNVSKKFKRKQVLKDMSFTAEKGQITCLIGINGAGKTTIMKSIMALTPIDRGEILIDGKKISKDAFERITYIPDRLTMSPNYTIAQSFDFMADFYKVWNEQRATELLAFFQLDPSDKISSLSKGNTAKVNLLLGLALDVDYILMDEPFSGIDIFSREQIANVFTSHLIENRGVIITTHEINDIEHLIDKAVLIGDGRVLREMNVEEMRETEGKSVVDVMREVYVG
- a CDS encoding GntR family transcriptional regulator translates to MDVKFNNRDPVYVQVIRHFKEQIAKGSFAPGHVIPSRRELANQLKINPNTVQRAYKEMEEQKLIYTEGNMPSCITKDEAVLKSVREELISEAVQVFISSIKSINAPLPEIMELVQKQYEEAEQRD
- a CDS encoding transglutaminase domain-containing protein, which codes for MGNLIIFSIIFLIVLVIFIKLFCSFTAQLYIRNRIRKGIRQHFKQIKLAKGNKQQLFDVYKSVYKSATTKPNRIFASRDRDKFELKANTELNRMTRNPFTKLYASALTYSKGLFTCLFLVATILSGGILKEEVKASSLTLPTVDENIQLKLNVNLEDKIDQIVTSFMQGENKLQSFKFQDLANKKVVPVYDVKDLPQAVTNVEQLGQAIAHHMSQFEHQFTVYYEGDVSDFETTIDEVFAWLEVNEPYLWAVMGEFSTRAKYYGNKVEWHATVNYDLTAEENAVVLGKIDQIISTIPQDATESEKVKFVNDYLVVHTAYNVNSKANPHTPYSVLMNGEGVCEGYALAALLMFEALGIEAKYVVGNAGGPHAWNLVKVDGQWYHLDITWNDPVPDQGDRVHYQYFLISDEKLSNDHEWTKSDYPKTSVNDYL